GCTTCGGACTTGTTCTTGACCGGTGCGACGATCATGACCATGTTCCGGCCGTCCTGCTTGGGACGGTTTTCGGCCGTGCCGAACTCGGCGACATCATCAGAGAACTTCTGCAACAGCTTGACGCCGAGCTCCGGACGCGACTGCTCGCGGCCGCGGAACTGGATCATAGCCTTAACCTTGTCACCCGACTCAAGGAAGCCAATGGCGCGCTTGAGCTTGGTTTCGTAGTCGTGGTCGTCGATCTTGAGGCGGAAACGGACCTCCTTGAGGACCGTGTTCGCCTGGTTGCGTCGGGCTTCTTTCGCCTTCTGCGCGTTCTCGTACTTGAACTTGCCGTAGTCCATGATCTTGGCCACGGGAGGGTTGCTGTTCGGAGAGACCTCTACAAGATCAAGATCGGCCTCCTGCGCAAGGCGCAGCGCGATCTCGAGCTTGACGACACCGACCTGTTCGCCGCCGGGGCCGACAAGTCGGACCTCGTTGGCACGAATCCGGTCGTTGGTGCGTGGTTCGCTGATGGATGGCTCCTCTGCTCGCATGTGAATGACTTCACGGGTGGGGTGAAACTTCAGATCGTCTCACCGGCGTACACCGCGCACATGCGGCCACTCCCCTACGCAGCGAACTGCGGTGTGCTCATCGCGATGGGCACGAGCGGGGCCAGTGGTAAACCCGGTAACCTTGTGCGGTATGCGCGGGTGGGACGAATCCTCTTGTCTCAGAGTCTGCTAGGCAGACACCAGCGAATAGCATATCAGCAGATTTCTGCGGAAGGAACCCCCTGTGACCGACTCAGCCACGCCATCCTCGCCCGTCACCCCCGAGGGCACGCCCCTCGACGCGGACTTGCAAGCGCAGCTGGATGGCCAGGTTCGAGACATCGCCGACGTGCCCGCGGTCGAGCTCATCACGACCGTCTCGGTGCACCTCATGAGCGCCGCCGCCGTCAACCTCGGCCTCGCCGAGGATGAAAACCCGACCATCGACCTCGACGAGGCGCGCAAGATCATCCAGGCGCTCGCGGGGCTGCTCACCGCATCCATGGCCTTCCTCGGCGACCAGCACGTGCGCCCGCTGCGCGACGGCCTGCGCTCGCTCCAGCTCGCGTTCCGCGAGGCCTCGCCGGTGCCCGACCCGATCGGCAAGGGCCCGGGTGAAGACCTCACCGGCCCCGTCTTCGCCTAAGACGCCGACACCAAGGCCCCGACTGCGATTCGCGTCGGGGCCTTTGCATTAGTGAAACTTACGCGAGTTCGCGCGCCTCGCTGCGCAGGCGCAGCTGCCCGTGGATCTCGAGCGCGACGCAGCCGAGCACGGTGATGATCGCGATGCCGATGAGCACGGGGGCGTCGGGCCACGCGAAGCCGAAGAACCACACGGTGAGCGGCACGAACAGGCAGAGGATGAGCACCGTGATGCTGCCGAGGAGCACCGCGGCGAGCAGCGGGCGGAACGGGCGGCACACGAGACCGAGCACCCAGAGGCTCGTCACCGCGAGCACGAGCGCGCTCGCCGTCTGCTGCTGTTCGAGGCTCTGTGGGAACCGCTGCAGCAGCAGGGCGGTCGCGATGAGCGAGAGCGTGATGACGATGCCCGAGGGCACCGCGAATTGCAGGGCACGCCGGAAGAAGCCCGAGACGTAGCGGCGCGAGTTCGGCAGCAGCGCGAGCACGAAGGCCGGCCAGCCGATCGAGATGCCATCGAGCAGCGCCATCTGCCGCGGCTCGAACGGGTACGGCCAGGCAAGCAGGCCGAAGATGAGCGCGATGAGCACGGCCCACGAGGTCTTCGAGAGGTAGAGCTTCGCGAGGCGCTCGATGTTCGCGATCGCCTGCCGCCCCTCGAGCACGATGCTCGGCATTGCCTGGAACTGGTTGTCGAGCAGCGTCATGCGCGAGACGGCGCGGGAGGCGCCCGAGCCGTGGCCCATCGCGATGCCGAGGTCGGCGTCCTTGAGCGCGAGCACGTCGTTCACGCCGTCGCCGGTCATCGCGACGACGCGACCGCGCGCCTGCAGCGCGTGTACCATCTGCCGCTTTTGCGTCGGCGTGACGCGGCCAAACACGTGATGCGTCTCCATGAGCTCCCCCAACTGCTCCTGGTCATCTGGCAGCGTGCGGGCGTCGATACCCGACTCGTGCTCGCCGATGAGGCCGACGCCGCGCGCGACCGCCGTGACGGTGCGCGGGTCGTCGCCCGAGATCACGCGCAGTGAGACGCCCTCCTCGGTGAAGTACCGCACGGTGTCGGCTGCGTCCTCACGCACCCGCTCGCGCAGTGCGATGATGGCGACGCCGACGCGGTCGTCGCGGAGCGTCTGCTCGCTCACCTCGTCGTCGCCGAGGGCGCCGGCGCTGAAGCACAGCGCGAGCACGCGCTGGCCGCGCTCGGAGAGCTCGGCCACCTGCGCGAGCAGCGCGGCGTCGCCCTCAGGGCGCAGCACGATGTCGGGGGCGCCAAGGATCCAGGTGCCGGCCGCCGCGTCGTCGGCGAGCGAGATCGCCGACCACTTGCGCTGCGAAGTAAAGGGAATCTCGGCGACGGTCGGCAGCGCGAGCTCGGCCGTGAACTCGGTCTCGAGGCTCCGGGCCGAGTCGTTCGCGCCCTCGTCGGCCGCCATGGTCGCGAGCGCGTGCTGCCAGCCGGGCTGTGCATCCGCCGCGGGATGCGCGGCATCGAATGCGACGCCGCCCTCGGTGAGCGTGCCGGTTTTGTCGAAGCAGAGCACGTCGACGCGCGCGAGCCCCTCGACAGCGTGCAGCTCCTGCACGAGCACCTTGCGGCTGCCGAGCTTGAGCGCGCCGGCCGCAAACGCGACCGAGGTCATGAGCAGCAGGCCGAGCGGCACCATCGCGATCGCGGCGGCGACGGCACCGACCGCGGCGTCGCGCCACGCGCCCGACTCGAACGCCTGCTGCCAGCCGCCGAACGCCTGCACCTGGCCGTTGATCGAGATGAGCAACACCGGCAGCAGCAGGATCGCGACGAGCCGCAGCACCCGGTTGATGCCGGCGCGGATCTCGGAGTTGACGAGCGAGAAACGCTTCGCCTCGGCGGTGAGCTTCGCGGCGAACGAGTGCGCGCCGACCCGCGTGACGCGGGCGGTACCCGAGCCGGCGACGACGATCGCGCCCGAAAGCACCTCGTCGCCGGGGCGCTTGTCGACCGCATCCTCTTCGCCCGTGAGCAGCGACTCGTCGAGTTGCAGGCCCGCGCTCGTCATGACGGTGGCGTCCGCCGGCACCTGGTCGCCCGCGCGCACAACGATGAGGTCGTCGACGACGAGGTCCTCGCGCATGAGGTCGGCAGGTTCGCCGTCGCGAATGGCGCGGGCGTGCGGCGCGTTGAGCACGCGCAGGTTGTCGAGCTGGCGCTTCGCCGAATACTCCTGCCAGATGCCGATGATCGAGTTCGCAACGGCCGAGAAGCCGAACACCGCATCCTGCCACCGGCCGAGCACCGCGAGCAGCGCGAACGACGCGACGACGATGCCGTTAAACAGCGTGAACACGTGCGTGCGCAGGATCGCCCAGAGCGAGCGGCTCGAGGTGCTCGGCAGCTCGTTACGGCCGTGTTCGGCACGCGACGCTTCGACCTGCGCGCTCGTCAGCCCGGCGAACGTTGCGGGGTGGGCCGGGGTTTCGATGGCGGCGTCAGGCTGCTCCACGTGGTCCTCAGTGTTGGTGCTGCTGCGCAGTTGTGGCGGGGTCGGGTTCGGGGTCACTCGGTGAGATTACCGACGGCGAAGGCGGCGGAACAATCCTGCCTTCGGACTCCGTGCATCCCCCGAAGGTATCGATTTTTCGGGCGCGGGATGCACCTCTACGCGCAGCGGCGCGATCTCGAGGGTGTCGACGAGCTCGACAAGTTCGGGCTGCGCGGCCACGCGCTGTTGCACCCGCGCGAGCACCCGCTGCACCGTGTCGGCGTCGGCGTCGGCGTGGAAGTACAGGCCGAGGCGCACCTCAGGCCCCGTGAGCCGCGAATCGAGATCGCCCGGCACGAGGTCGACGCTCGCGAGTTCGGGGTTCGTCTGCAGCACCTCGTTCGCGAAGGCGATGACGCGCTGGTGCTGCCACGGCAGTTCGTACGGCAGGTCGCGGGCGATCGCCCAGACAGCCGGTCGGCGAATGGCCGTCTCGGTTTCGCTGCCCGGGTCGAGGATGATGAGCTCGCTGCCCTCGTCGACCACCGCGAGCGCGGCCTGGCGCGAGCCTACGGGCACGGGGCGCGCGGCCGGGTCCCACGTTTTCATCGCCGCGACCGAGGTAAACATCGGCACAATGCCGCGGCCGTCGGGCGCCCGCACGGTGACGATCGAGAGGTCGGCGTGCTTGTCAACGGTGAGGCCGGCGTCGTTGACGCCCGCCTCACCAAGCTCGGCGACGAGCGGAATCAGCACCCGCGTGTCGCGCAGCGCCTCGACGACGACCGAGACGGGGGCAGCGCCGGAGCGGAACTGCTCGAGCGCCCGCGCGAGCTCGGCCGGCGCGGTGCCGTCGTCATCTGACCAGCGGTTGTCGGTGAAGCTCCGCCCCTGCCAGGGCTGGCCGGCGGAGTCGGTGAGGTGTCCCCTGAGGTGCTCGGGAAGCTCGGCCACGTCGAATGCGCCGCCTAGTCGCTGGCGACGTCGAGCGCCTGACGCAGCGTGAACGCACCCGAGTAGAGCGCCTTGCCGACGATGGCGCCCTCGAGGCCGAGCGGCACGAGTTCGCGCAGCGCGGCGATGTCGTCGAGGTTCGCGACGCCGCCCGAGGCGATGACCGGACGGTCGGTGCGCTCGAGGATCTGGCGCAGGAGGTCGAGGTTCGGGCCCTTGAGCGTGCCGTCCTTCGTCACGTCGGTGACGACGTAGCGGGCGCAGCTCGCCTCTTCGAGGCGGTCGAGCACGGTCCAGAGGTCGCCGCCCTCGCGGGTCCAGCCGCGCGCGGCGAGGGTCGTACCCCGCACATCCAGGCCGACCGCGATGAGCTCGCCGTAGCGGCTGATGGCGTTCGCCGCCCACTCGGGGTTCTCGAGAGCCGCGGTGCCGAGGTTGACGCGCTTGACGCCCATCTCGACGGCGCGCTCGAGCGACTCGTCATCGCGAATGCCACCCGAGAGCTCGACCTGAACCTTGTCACGCAACGAGCGGATGACGCGGCGAATCACGGCGCGGTTCTCGCCGCGGCCGAACGCGGCGTCGAGGTCAACGAGGTGAATCCATTCGGCGCCCTGCTTGGCGAAGTCGGCGGCGGCGTCGACCGGGTCGCCGTAGTTCGTGGCCGAGTCAGACTCGCCCTGAACGAGTCGTACGGCCTTGCCGTCGGCGATGTCGACGGCGGGGAACAGCGTCAGCTCCGGCTGCGCACTGAATTCACTCAATTGGCTTCCTTGGTCACTCAACGATTTCAGGCCGCAGCGGGCCTGTTAGCGTTGACCAGCCTAAGGGATATCCGCCAACTCGGCCGAACGATGAGGAAGCTGCGTGACGTATCAGCCGGCGCCGGCCGCGGTCGCGGTCTTTAACCGCGGCTGCCACCCCGTCTATTGGGTGGTGCTCGCTCCCCTGCTCGTGTGGCTCGGCATTGGCATCTTCCTCACGTCGCTCACCCGCGACATCGCGATCGCCACCGTGTATTCGGTGCCGCTGCTCTTGCTGTTCGGTGCCGGCGCGGCGCGCCTGCTGCAGCCGCGACCCGTCACTCTCGACCCGGGCCAGCGCATCCTGCGCGTCGGGCGCACCGAGATTCCGCTCGGTGACCTCACCTCGTTTCAGATGGTCGTGAGTCGAGGCGGTTGGTGGATTAACCTGCGCGACTCTCGTCGGCGCATCGCGCGGCTCATGCTGCACGGCAGCCCCTGCCGGCCGGTCACGGCGACGCACTACCGCGTGCTCTACGAGGCCCTGCTCGAGGCGAGCCGCAGCGGCGGCATGCCCGCCGGGCATCCCGTGCAGCGCGCTCGCCGTGGCGACATCGCGATCGAGCACGCGCTGCCGATGCTGCTCGCCCAGGCGAACTGGGTCGAGTCGGGCGCCGCGCCGACGTCGTCGCGGTCACCGATCTGGGCGATGGTGCGCGCCTAGCGGCTCTTCCCCGTGACGCTGTAAACGATGTGGCGTCAAATTCATTGCCTGAACGGCTCAACGAGGCAACGTGACCCGACACACGTCGCGGTGGGGTCGCGAACTTTGATGCCCGTGGGGTGCTCATCTCTGCCGCGGCCGTCGCCCAACTGCACCCTGGTGGCAGTCGCGTGAGCAGTGGCGCTGTCAGCGACGCAATGCGAATGGAAGTGGCGCTCTCAGCGACACCGCGCAAATGTCAGTGGCGCCGTCAGCGACAATAGGCGCGATGCTGACAGCGCCAGTTGTCGCTGACAGCGCCGCTGAGCGCGACGAGGCCCCAATGGGGCGGCGCAGGCCGCCTTCGAGGAACGGAAAGGCGCTCGCCTGCTACAGCGTGCGGAGCCAGTTGCGCAGCAGCGCGATGCCCGCCTCGCCCGACTTTTCGGGGTGGAATTGGGTCGCCGTGAGCGGGCCGTTCTCGACCGCGGCGATGAAGCGCTCGCCATAGGTCGAGTAGGTGCGCAGCGGGCCCTTCACGCCCGGCAGAATCTCGGGGATCTCGAGTTCGGTCGCGGCGTACGAGTGCACGAAGTAGAACCGCTCGGATTCGATGCCCGCGAATAGCTGCGAGCCCTCGGGCACCTCGACGGTGTTCCAACCCATGTGCGGCAGCCGCGGCGAGCGCAGTTCGCGCACGACGCCGGGCCACTCGCCGAGGCCGGGCGTGCCCGCGGCCGAATCGTTGGCGTCATCGTTCCACCAGAACTCATCGGCGTTGCGGGCGTGGATGCGCTCGGTCTCTTCGCGCTCGAGCTGCGGCGCGTTCGGATCGGCGCTCGTACCCTCGACCCCGTGCGCGAACAGCACCTGCATGCCGACGCAGATGCCGAGCACGGCGCGGCCACCCGCGAGGCGGCTGCCCACGATGCGCGGGCCGTCGGCCTTCGCGAGGCCGTCCATGACGCTCGCGAAGCTGCCGACGCCCGGCACGAGGAGGCCGTCAGCCTCGAGCGCCTTGTCGCGGTCGGCGGTGAGCTCGACGTCGGCGCCGGCCGCCTCGAGCGCCTTGACCGCCGAGTGCACGTTGCCGAAGCCGTAGTCGAAGACGACGACGTTCGGCCGGGCGCCGGTCACAGGGCACCCTTGGTGGAGGGAATGCCGTCGACCTCGGGGTCGAGTCGCTTCGCGGCACGGAAGGCGCGGGCGAATGCCTTGAACTCGGCCTCGGCGATGTGGTGCGGATCGCGCCCGCCGAGCACGCGCAGGTGCACGGTCAGCCCGGCGTGGAACGTGATCGCCTCGAACGTGTGGCGCACCATCGAGCCGGTGAAGTGGCCGCCGATGCGGTGAAACTCGAAGCCCTCGGGCTCGCCCGAGTGCACGAGGAACGGCCGGCCCGAGATGTCGACGACGCACTGCGCGAGCGCCTCGTCGAGCGGCACGAGGGCGTCGCCGTAGCGCGCGATGCCGCGCTTGTCGCCGAGGGCCTCGCGGATCGCCTCGCCGAGCACGATCGCGGTGTCTTCGATGGTGTGGTGCTCGTCGATGTGCACGTCGCCCTTTGCCTCGATCGTGAGATCGGTGAGCGAGTGCTTCGCGAAAGCGGTGAGCATGTGGTCGTAGAACGGCACCGAGGTGTTGATATTCGAGGCGCCGGTGCCGTCAAGATTGAGGCTCAGGCGGATGCTTGACTCGCTCGTGGCGCGTTCGACGGTGGCGGTACGGGGTTCGGTCATGCGCTGACTCCTTCGGAACCAGTGAGCTGCAGCTCGGGTCGGGCGGCGGTGATCTCGGCGAGGGCCGAGAGGAACGCGTCGGTTTCGGACTCGGTGCCGGCGGTGACGCGGATGCAGTCGGCGGGGCCGGTGTTGCGAATCAGGATGCCGCGGCGCACGAACTCCTCGAACATTTCGGCGGGGTCGGCGACGCCGCCGATGAGCACGAAGTTCGCGTCGGAGCGGTACGGGCGGTAGCCAAGCGCGGCGGCTTCGTCGACGATGCGGTCGCGCTGGCTGCGGATGCGGTCGACCTGCGCGAGCATCGTGTCGCGGTGCTCGAGCGCCGCGATCGCCGCGGCCTGCGTGATCGCCGAGAGGTGGTAGGGCAGGCGCACGAGCCGCACGGCGTCGGCAACGGCCGGGTCGGCGGCAAAGTAGCCGAGGCGCACGCCGGCGAAAGCGAAGGCCTTCGACATGGTGCGAGAGATGACAAGCCGCGGGCGCCCCTCGAGCAGGCTCAGCGCAGTGGGCGCACCGTCATGACGGAACTCGGCGTACGCCTCATCGACGATGACGATGCCGTCGGTCGCGTCGTAGGCGGCCGCGATGGTGTCGAGGTCGAGCGGGGTGCCCGTGGGGTTGTTCGGCGTGCAGAGCAGCACGACGTCGGGACGCTCGGCCTCGATAGCTGTGCGCACGCGTTCGGGGGTGAGTTCGAAGTTCTCGTCGCGCGGTGCTGCGACCCACTCGCTACCGACGCCCTTCGCGAGCAGCGGGTACATCGAATAGGTCGGGGCGAAGCTCATGATCTTGCGGCCGGCGCCGGCGAAGGCCTGGAGCAGCTGCTGCAGCACCTCGTTCGAGCCGTTTGCGGCCCAGATGTGCGCGGGGGTGAGCCCGTGGCCGAGGTAGTCGGCGAGGCGCTCGCGGAGCTCGGTGAATTCGCGGTCGGGGTAGCGGTTGAGCCCCGGCAGGGTGAGCGAGATGCGCTGGATGATCGACAGCGCGACGGCCTCCGGCACCGAGAATGGATTCTCGTTGACGTTGATGGTGATCGGCAGCGCGTCCTGTGGCGCGCCGTACGGCGTCAGCCCACGCAGGTCGTCGCGAATCGGGAGGTCTTCGAAGCTCGTCACCCCCTTATCTTAGGCACCCGGAAACCACCGCGGGCGCCGCCTCCGGAAGGGGTGGCTGCGGCGCCCGGCACGGAAATGGTGGTGGTGCGTGGCTTCCGGACCGCGGCCGTGTCCGCGGCCCGGAAATCTGTGGGGTCTAGTAGTTCGGCAGCGCGAGCTCTTGGCCGGCCTGCACCGAGGAGCTCTCGAGCAGGTTGAGGCGCATGATCTCGTGCACGACGTCGCGCACGTCGTGGCCGTCGGCGATGTCGTCGGCGATGCTCCAGAGCGTCTCGCCCGCGAGCACCGTGTGGTGTTCGAACGTGGTTGCGGATGCGCTGCTCGTGTTCGAGGCGAGCGCGGCGGGAACCTGGGCGATGCCAACCCCGATGCCGAGGGCAACTGGAGCGAGCAGAACGGCGCCGAGCAGGCGACGACCACGGCTCGTGAGCCGCAGGCGGGGCTGCGCGGTGGCGCTGGTGCGTGCAGTGAGAGCAGTCATGTTGGTCGCTTCCTTTCGACGTGCATGCGAAGCGCATGCGAACATCTGTTTCGAATATAGATTCGACTTGTTCGAAAAGCAAACACTTTCTCGAAAATGAGGGCGACACGCTCGAAAAGATGTTTGAGTCCGGTGCTGATGCCACGTAGGGTGACTTCAACGGAACACAGCTGACCACGGGCCTACGACATGGCCGCGTGACCACCACCTCAGGAGGGCCGATGGCCAAGCAGATCAAGCCCCTGTCGGACACACAACAGCGCATTCTCTCGTTCATCGCGACGTTCCAGAACAGCAATGGCTTCGCCCCGAGCATCCGAGAGATCGGCGACACCGTGGGCCTGATCAGCTCCTCGTCGGTGGCCTATCAGCTCAACCAGCTCGAGAAGCGCGGCTACATTCGCCGCAACGCGAACCAGGCCCGCACCATCGAGCTGCTCGTGAACGTCGCCATCGACGAGGTCGAACCGAGCATCACGCCCGGCCCCACCGCGCTCGTGCCCCTCGTCGGGCGCATCGCGGCCGGCGTGCCGATCACGGCCGAGCAGCAAGTCGAAGAGGTCTTCCCGCTCCCCCGCCAGGTCGTCGGCGACGGCGAGCTGTTCCTACTGCTCGTGTCGGGCGACTCGATGATCGACGCCGCGATCTGCGACGGCGACTGGGTCGTCGTGCGACAGCAGCCAACCGCGAACAACGGCGACATTGTGGCCGCAATGCTCGACGGCGAGGCCACCGTGAAGGTGTTCCGCCAGCGCGACGGCCACACCTGGCTGCTGCCGCGCAACTCGAACTACGAGCCGATCCTCGGCGACGAGGCGACGGTGCTCGGCAAGGTCGTCGCGGTGCTGCGCTCGGTCTAGCCGCTCGCCCTAGTTCGTTGTCGTACTAGTTGTCGTAGTCGACCCGCGGCAGGCTCAGCACCCGTTCGGTCGACTCCTCGACGCGGGCGCGCGGCTTGTGCCGCACCGTGGGCTTCTTGCCCTCGGGCGCCGAGCGGCCGGCGACTCTGAACTCTTCGAACAGGCCCATCTGGTCGGGATGCACGCGGGCGCGCAGGTGCGTGCCGTCGGTGTCGTGCAGCTCGCGCAGCACGCCGCCCTGGTCGTGCAGCATCGACACGAGATCGCCGCGCTGGTACGGCACGACGAGTTCGACCTCGATCTCGCGCATCGGCAGCATCTCGGCGATGCGCTCCTGCAGCTCCTCGACGCCCTCCCCCGTGCGCGCCGAAACGAACACCGAGTTCGGCTCAAGGGCACGCAGCATGAGGCGCGTGTCGGCGTCGATGAGGTCGGCCTTGTTGAAGGCAATGAGCTCGGGCACGTCGCGCGAGTCGATCTCGGAGATGACCTCGCGCACCGTGCGA
The Gulosibacter sediminis genome window above contains:
- a CDS encoding HAD-IC family P-type ATPase gives rise to the protein MTPNPTPPQLRSSTNTEDHVEQPDAAIETPAHPATFAGLTSAQVEASRAEHGRNELPSTSSRSLWAILRTHVFTLFNGIVVASFALLAVLGRWQDAVFGFSAVANSIIGIWQEYSAKRQLDNLRVLNAPHARAIRDGEPADLMREDLVVDDLIVVRAGDQVPADATVMTSAGLQLDESLLTGEEDAVDKRPGDEVLSGAIVVAGSGTARVTRVGAHSFAAKLTAEAKRFSLVNSEIRAGINRVLRLVAILLLPVLLISINGQVQAFGGWQQAFESGAWRDAAVGAVAAAIAMVPLGLLLMTSVAFAAGALKLGSRKVLVQELHAVEGLARVDVLCFDKTGTLTEGGVAFDAAHPAADAQPGWQHALATMAADEGANDSARSLETEFTAELALPTVAEIPFTSQRKWSAISLADDAAAGTWILGAPDIVLRPEGDAALLAQVAELSERGQRVLALCFSAGALGDDEVSEQTLRDDRVGVAIIALRERVREDAADTVRYFTEEGVSLRVISGDDPRTVTAVARGVGLIGEHESGIDARTLPDDQEQLGELMETHHVFGRVTPTQKRQMVHALQARGRVVAMTGDGVNDVLALKDADLGIAMGHGSGASRAVSRMTLLDNQFQAMPSIVLEGRQAIANIERLAKLYLSKTSWAVLIALIFGLLAWPYPFEPRQMALLDGISIGWPAFVLALLPNSRRYVSGFFRRALQFAVPSGIVITLSLIATALLLQRFPQSLEQQQTASALVLAVTSLWVLGLVCRPFRPLLAAVLLGSITVLILCLFVPLTVWFFGFAWPDAPVLIGIAIITVLGCVALEIHGQLRLRSEARELA
- the priA gene encoding bifunctional 1-(5-phosphoribosyl)-5-((5-phosphoribosylamino)methylideneamino)imidazole-4-carboxamide isomerase/phosphoribosylanthranilate isomerase PriA produces the protein MSEFSAQPELTLFPAVDIADGKAVRLVQGESDSATNYGDPVDAAADFAKQGAEWIHLVDLDAAFGRGENRAVIRRVIRSLRDKVQVELSGGIRDDESLERAVEMGVKRVNLGTAALENPEWAANAISRYGELIAVGLDVRGTTLAARGWTREGGDLWTVLDRLEEASCARYVVTDVTKDGTLKGPNLDLLRQILERTDRPVIASGGVANLDDIAALRELVPLGLEGAIVGKALYSGAFTLRQALDVASD
- the lexA gene encoding transcriptional repressor LexA → MAKQIKPLSDTQQRILSFIATFQNSNGFAPSIREIGDTVGLISSSSVAYQLNQLEKRGYIRRNANQARTIELLVNVAIDEVEPSITPGPTALVPLVGRIAAGVPITAEQQVEEVFPLPRQVVGDGELFLLLVSGDSMIDAAICDGDWVVVRQQPTANNGDIVAAMLDGEATVKVFRQRDGHTWLLPRNSNYEPILGDEATVLGKVVAVLRSV
- a CDS encoding imidazole glycerol phosphate synthase subunit HisH; protein product: MTGARPNVVVFDYGFGNVHSAVKALEAAGADVELTADRDKALEADGLLVPGVGSFASVMDGLAKADGPRIVGSRLAGGRAVLGICVGMQVLFAHGVEGTSADPNAPQLEREETERIHARNADEFWWNDDANDSAAGTPGLGEWPGVVRELRSPRLPHMGWNTVEVPEGSQLFAGIESERFYFVHSYAATELEIPEILPGVKGPLRTYSTYGERFIAAVENGPLTATQFHPEKSGEAGIALLRNWLRTL
- a CDS encoding SseB family protein is translated as MAELPEHLRGHLTDSAGQPWQGRSFTDNRWSDDDGTAPAELARALEQFRSGAAPVSVVVEALRDTRVLIPLVAELGEAGVNDAGLTVDKHADLSIVTVRAPDGRGIVPMFTSVAAMKTWDPAARPVPVGSRQAALAVVDEGSELIILDPGSETETAIRRPAVWAIARDLPYELPWQHQRVIAFANEVLQTNPELASVDLVPGDLDSRLTGPEVRLGLYFHADADADTVQRVLARVQQRVAAQPELVELVDTLEIAPLRVEVHPAPEKSIPSGDARSPKAGLFRRLRRR
- a CDS encoding LysM peptidoglycan-binding domain-containing protein, translated to MTALTARTSATAQPRLRLTSRGRRLLGAVLLAPVALGIGVGIAQVPAALASNTSSASATTFEHHTVLAGETLWSIADDIADGHDVRDVVHEIMRLNLLESSSVQAGQELALPNY
- a CDS encoding DUF1844 domain-containing protein, which gives rise to MTDSATPSSPVTPEGTPLDADLQAQLDGQVRDIADVPAVELITTVSVHLMSAAAVNLGLAEDENPTIDLDEARKIIQALAGLLTASMAFLGDQHVRPLRDGLRSLQLAFREASPVPDPIGKGPGEDLTGPVFA
- a CDS encoding histidinol-phosphate transaminase, encoding MTSFEDLPIRDDLRGLTPYGAPQDALPITINVNENPFSVPEAVALSIIQRISLTLPGLNRYPDREFTELRERLADYLGHGLTPAHIWAANGSNEVLQQLLQAFAGAGRKIMSFAPTYSMYPLLAKGVGSEWVAAPRDENFELTPERVRTAIEAERPDVVLLCTPNNPTGTPLDLDTIAAAYDATDGIVIVDEAYAEFRHDGAPTALSLLEGRPRLVISRTMSKAFAFAGVRLGYFAADPAVADAVRLVRLPYHLSAITQAAAIAALEHRDTMLAQVDRIRSQRDRIVDEAAALGYRPYRSDANFVLIGGVADPAEMFEEFVRRGILIRNTGPADCIRVTAGTESETDAFLSALAEITAARPELQLTGSEGVSA
- the hisB gene encoding imidazoleglycerol-phosphate dehydratase HisB, which produces MTEPRTATVERATSESSIRLSLNLDGTGASNINTSVPFYDHMLTAFAKHSLTDLTIEAKGDVHIDEHHTIEDTAIVLGEAIREALGDKRGIARYGDALVPLDEALAQCVVDISGRPFLVHSGEPEGFEFHRIGGHFTGSMVRHTFEAITFHAGLTVHLRVLGGRDPHHIAEAEFKAFARAFRAAKRLDPEVDGIPSTKGAL
- the infC gene encoding translation initiation factor IF-3; this encodes MRAEEPSISEPRTNDRIRANEVRLVGPGGEQVGVVKLEIALRLAQEADLDLVEVSPNSNPPVAKIMDYGKFKYENAQKAKEARRNQANTVLKEVRFRLKIDDHDYETKLKRAIGFLESGDKVKAMIQFRGREQSRPELGVKLLQKFSDDVAEFGTAENRPKQDGRNMVMIVAPVKNKSEAKAEQNARRNQQKQAARAAKTAGEETGSTDSADTTATETKEN